The window ACGGTGTGTTCCCCCGGCAGCGGGTCGATGTCGGGCAGGGGGCCGTCGGGGTCGTAGGCGGACAGGTCGCGGTTCCAGACCCACTCCAGGTGCTTGATCGCGGTGGCTCCGCTGACCTGCTTGCGGCGCACCTCCTTGGCCAGCTCCTGAGCGTCGGAGTCGGTGTCGGCGAGGACGAAGGTGGCGGCGGGCAGGATGAGCAGTTCGTCGCGGCGGCGGCCGTAGCGGGCCAGCCTGTTCTTGACGTCGGTGTAGAAGGCCTGGCCCTCGGCGAGTGTGGCGTACCGGCTGAAGATGGCGTCGGCGCTCGACGCGGCGAACTCGCGGCCCTCGTCGGAGTCGCCGGCCTGGAAGATGACCGGGCGGCCCTGCGGGGAGCGCGGGACGTTGAACTGGCCGTGGATGTCGAAGTGTTGGCCGCTGTGCACGAAGGAGCCGGCCTTCGCGTCGCGCAGGAAGGCACCGGTGGCCTGGTCCGCGAGGATCTCGTCGCCGTCCCAGGAGTCGAAGAGTTCGTTAGCCGTGGCCAGGAACTCCTTGGCGCGCGAGTAGCGCTCCTCCTGCGGCAGGAAGCCGCCACGGCGGAAGTTCTCGCCGGTGAAGGCGTCCCAGGACGTGACGACGTTCCAGGCGGAGCGGCCGCCGGAGAGATGGTCCAGGGTGGCGAACTGGCGGGCCACCTCGTAGGGCTCGTTGAAGGTGGAGTTGATAGTGCCGGTCAGGCCGAGGTGCTCGGTGACGGCGGCGAGCGCTGCCAGGACGGTGAAGGTGTCGGGGCGGCCCACTACGTCCAAGTCGTAGATCTGGCCGCCCTGTTCGCGCAGTCTGAGGCCTTCGGCGAGGAACAGGAAGTCGAACTTGGCGCGTTCGGCGGTCCGGGCGAAGTGGGCGAAGGAGCTGAACTCGATATGGCTTCCGGCCGCGGGGTCGCTCCACACGGTGGTGTTGTTCACGCCGGGGAAGTGTGCGGCCAGGTGGATCTGCTTGTGGGGCTTGGACATCGGGATCCCTTCCGGCTCAGGCGGCGTAGCGGTTGGCGGGGCGGGGCAGACCCAGCAGGCCGCGCAGGGTGTCGGCTTCGTAGGCACGGCGGAAGGCGGCACGGCGCTGGAGTTCGGGGACCAACTGCCGGGTGATCCGCGGCAGGTCGTGTGCGAGTACGGCGGGCCTGAGCCGGAAGCCGGTGAGCCCGGTACGCCGCAACTCCTGGAGGAGGTCGGCGAGTTGGACCGGGGTCCCGGCGAAGGCGCGGGCGTCGCCGGCGTACGGCTGTCCCGCGAGGGCGTCGAGGCGCTCGCGGCGTGCCGTGGCCGTAGCGGGGTCGTCGTCGAGGAAGACCACCAGGTCGCCGAAGATGTGCAGGGGCTCGTCGGCGCGGCCGGCCGCTGTCTGCTCGGCGCGGATCTCCGCGACGATCGCGCGCGCCTCGTCGACGTCGTGCGGGGTGACGTAGCCGATGTCCGCCTGCCGGGCCACCAGGCGGTAGGGCACGGTCTGGTGGGCCAGAGCCGTGACGATCGGCTGGCCCTGGGGTGGGCGCGGGGTGATGGACGGGCCCTTGACGCTGAAGTGCCGGCCCTGGAAGTCGATGTAGTGCAGCTTGTCGCGGTCGATGAAGCGGCCGGTGGCGGCGTCGCGGATCTCGGCGTCGTCCTCCCAGCTGTCCCAGAGCCGGCGCACGGCCTCCACGTAGTCGGCGGCCTCGTGGAAGAGGTCGGTGGCCACGGGGCTGTCGTAGGAGTCGATGGGGTCGATCGTGCGGCGGCCGAAGTGGGCGGCCTCGTTCGGGCGGGCAGTGATCTGCACGCGCAGGCCTGCCCGGCCGGTGCTGACGTAGTCGAGGGTGGCGATGGCCTTGGAGAGGTGGAAGGGCTCGGTGTGGGTGGCGACCACGGTCGGGACGAGGCCTATGTGCCGGGTGAGCGGGGCGACTCGGGAGGCGATGAGGACGGCGTCGAGGCGGCCGCGGATCTGGTCGGTGCGCTCGTCCGGGTCGAGAAAGTGCGAGGACTGCAGGCCGAGCCCGTCCTCGAAGGTCACGAAGTCGAGCAGGCCGCGCTCGGCCTCGGCGACCAGATCGGCCCAGTATCCGGCGGTGAACAGGTCGCGGGGGCGGGCCGCGGGCTCACGCCAGGAGGCGGGGTGCCAGCCGGTGCCGTCGAGGGCGACGGCGAGGTGCAGCGGGGCATGGGGTGTCGAGGACACGAAGGGGTGCCTTCCTGAAGATCCGTACAAAGATCACCGGCCCGCGCGTCGGTCGGGGGCACGGTCGTTAGGGCCTGTCCGGCGGATCAGGCCGGCTGCAAGCAACGGTGCTTGTCAGTGCAGGTGAGCGGGGTCTGGTGCGTGCAGCTGCAAGGCGGAGGAGGGAGTCGACGCGGAGCGTCGGCGACCGACGACAACGCCGCTGGGGGTCCCCCTCTGGGGGAGTGCGTGCCAGACCCCGCGACGCCGGCATGATCCGCCGGACAGGCCCTAAGGGGAACGGGTCAGGAACAACAGAGCGCGCCGGCCACGCGCTGGAGGTCGATGTGGGGCCGGGAGTGGAGGTGCACGGCACGGAACCTGCGGGTCACGTCCGTCCCCTCCGTCCTCGTCCGGGCGCGCGTAGGCGCCTCGCCCGTGTCCTCGTCGCTCACAACGCCCTGGCCTCGCGGGATTGTTCCCGGCTCCGGTCCACTGGGTGGAGTTCCTTCACCGCCGGTCGGCCTGCGACGGGCTGGACGGGGCGCCGTCCGCGTGGGCCGCCCAGTCCACGATCTGGACAGCCGCTCCCGCCGCTTCGAGACCCTGGCAACGGGCATGGTGGCGGCGTGCGATCCCGTCCAGGTCGAGGTGGGTGCCGAAAGCCGGGTGGGCGGCGAGGCGGCGGGCGTAGGCCCACAGGGTGGGGTGCCCGGCGATGCGCTGCACCGCGGCGGCGTCCAGGTGGTAGCGGTGCACGGTGTCGAGCTGCACCAGGGTGACCCACAACTCGACGTCCGCGGCGGTGAGGTGATCGCGGATCACATACTCGCGTTCGGCGAGCCAGTGCTCCAGCGCGTCCAGGGTCTCCATCAACTGCTCGGCTGCGGCGGCGCGTTCCTCCTCGTCGCCACCGGCCGACCCGGCGTGCTGCGCGGCGCCCTCGATGCCCTGCGCGCACATGCGCGCGACGGCGTCGATCTCCGACTCCGCGTCGCACGGGTACAGCTGCGGTCGGTCGCCGCCGAAGTGCCGGGCCAGGTCACGGGCGATGTCGGGGGCGTGGGTGCTGACGATGCGTCCCGACCAGTCGTCGCTGAGGACCGGGCCCAGGGCGGGTCCGGGGTACCGGTGGGCGCTGGCGTCGTAGAGCGGGCGCAGCACGGTGTGCCCGCCGTCGGGACAGTCGGGGACGGCGGGCAGGTGCACCGCCGGACAGATGTCGTCGAGGCCGAGCAGGCTGTGGGTGACGGCGACACGGAGGCCGTCGGGGCAGGCGGTCGACAGATGGAGCCGGTAGCGGCGCGGCACGGCGTAGTGGCCGCTGCGCGCGTCCGGGCCGATGCGGCCGTGGAACGCGGCGGCGTGCTGCGCGGACGAGTGGGCGGCCAGCGGTGCGACGGACATGACTCTCCCCGGGGCAGGAGCGCAGGGTTGTGGCGGCGGAAGCGACGGCATACAGGGGGCGGGCCGATGCGGGTGCGTCGACAGGGCGGTGCGCGTGGTCGACGCCGGTCGGGTGTGGGCGCGCGGTGGCGGGGCCCGATTACCCGAGGGGACCGATCGCGCTGCACACGCGCAGGAGATCGATGTGGCGGCGGGAGGTCAGCAGGGGCGACGGCACGGACGTACGGCTCACTCGGTCGGCGACCGGCTCAGCACGCCCCATGATTCCCTACCTGTTCACTAGGATTCCCTTCCGGAGTGTCGATCGGGCGGCGGCCGACGTCAAGGGGGCGTCCACAGAGCGGCCATCGGGGCCATGGCGCTTGGACGGTGGGCGTTGGACGTACGGCCTCACCTGCTGCATCCTTGGCGCATGCTGCGTACAGCCCTTGGGGCGGCCTGCGGGCCGCGTTCCCTCAGCACCGGACCGTGGCCTTCGGCCCCGGGGTCCGCGGTGTGCTGCGGTGCGGGCGTGCGGCTGACGCAGCGGCGGGTGGTCGACTTCGGCCGCGCCGTCACGATGCGCTGTCGCTGATCCGCGCCCTCCCCTCATCTTCCTTTTCCTGCCGCCGAGTTGACCCGCGCCATGGCAGGCCACGCGCGCCCTCGGCGACCGCTCCGACTACGAATCGAGCCCCTATGAACACTCCTCAGCCTGTCCATGCCTGGGACGAACCCGAGGGGATCGCCCCGCGCGGCGCCTTCGAGACCCTGCCCGTCCTCATCACCGCCGCCGGTCTCGACGACCTGCTGCACACCGGTGATCCGGCCCCCGTCGTGCTCGACGTGCGGTGGCGGCCCGGCGATCCGGACGGCCGCGCGCACTACCTCAAGGAGCACATCCCGGGCCCGCTGTACGTCGATCTCGACACCGGACTCTCCGCGCCCGCGACCGCGCAGAGCGGCCGGCGTCCGCCGCCCGACCCGGCGTCGCTCCAGTCGGCGGCGCGCCGCTGGGGAATCTCCGCCGGCCGTACCGTGGTGGTCCACGACGACAACGGCAACACCGGCGCGGCCCGCGCCTGGTGGCTGCTGCGCTGGGCCGGTGTGGAGCATGTACTGCTGCTGGACGCCGACGCAGCGGCCGACGTCGCCCGGAACGGCGTGCTGTTGGACGCCCGCGCTGCTGAGCGGTACCGCGGGGACAGCGAGCCGGTCGATTCGCGCCTCTGACACATCCCCGGCGCGCTGTCCGCGCCGACCGGCGACAACCTCAACCCCGACGGCACCTTTCGGGACGTGGAGGAACTCGCCCTGCGTTTCACCCTCCTGGGCGCCGACGACGCCACCGACGTCGGCGTCTGCTCCGGTTCCGGAGTCAGCGCCGCCCACCAGATCGCGGCGCTGGCCCACGCGGGGATCCCTGCCGCGCTCCACGCCGGCTCGTGATCCGCCTGGTCCGCGGACCCGGCCCGTCCGGCGGTGCGGGGCGAGCGGCCATACTGACACCCGGAGGGAGGCCCGCAACGACGACCGAGTCACGCCTCCGCGACCGCGCCGTCGGTGGACGCGCCAGAGGCGATCCCGTAGGCGGGCTCCGGCACCGACTCCGGTGCCAGCAGCAGCGAGCGACGGCCGTCGACGCCGGCCGGGACGTCGCCGTCGACGGTGACGCGGCGCAGGATGCGCTCGTGGTCGTCAGGAGTCGTCCACGCCGTAGTGCTGGGTGGCACGGTTGTCCCAGATGGCGAGGTCACCGGCCCGCCACTGCCAGCGGACGGTGTACTCGGGACGCTCGACGTGCGACTGGAGGACGTCGATCAGGGCGGGAGTCGCGGCCGTTGAACCCGGTGAGCTTCTGGAGGAAGTTGCCGAGGATCAGGGTGCGTTCGCCGGTCTCTGGGTGGACGCGGACCACGGGGTGCTCGGTCCGGAACTTGACCGCCGTGAACACCCCGCGGTGCTGCTCCAGTTCGGGCGAGGCGGCGCCCCGACGGACGGCCGCGTAGTCGTAGTCGTTGGTGTGCACACCGCGCAGGCCGTCGGCCAGCACCCGCAGCGGTTCGGGGAGTTGGGCGTAGGCGGCGCCCGTGTTGGACCACAGGGTGTTGCCTCCGTACGGCGGGACGACCTCGGCGCGCGTGAAGGAGAAGGCGGGGTTGGCAGCTGCTGCTCAGTGACTGTGTATGAGTGTGTTCTGGCGTGCGCGTGGGCGCCTTGTCCGCGGAGATCGTGATGCTCGCAGGGAACGGAGGTTCGTCCGTCGAGTGCGTGACCTTGCCGGGTAGCGGTCGTTGGATGTGATGGCAGGATCTTCAGTCCACGGCAGGGAGGTTGTGGGGTGGGCGGGCTGCGGGAGGTGGGGCCGTCGTTCGTGGTGCCCGGCCCGGCCGGGGTCGCGGTTCGTGACCGGCTCAAGGGCCTGACCGCCGCGGACGAGATGGTTCTGCGTCTGGTCGGGGAGCATCTGGGGACGCTGGCCTCTCGTGATCTCAAAGCCCGTTGCCAGGCCGGGCTGGACCACGGCAGCAGGCAATGGGCTGAGCGCAAGCGCATCCTCACCGGCGAGTCGTCCTCGCGCTGGGCCGGGTCGATCACGAAGGCCGGCAACGACCAGTGGGCGCTGGCCCGCCGTGGTCAGCTCGCGCACATCCAGTCTCTGGAGGCGGGTGTGCGCACCATCACGCACCGGCTGTCCCAGCCGCTCGGAGCGAAGGGCAGCAAACAAGCGCCGGGCGGCTATGGCAGCAGGCGGGAGTGGTTCGCCAAGTCCCGCCGCCTGCACGTGCTCAGTGACCGGCTCAAGCGGGAGCGGGCGGACCGCGAGGCCGGGCGCGTGCGTGTGGTGCGCGGCGGCAGGGCACTGCTGAACACCCGCCACCACCTGGAGGCGGCCGGGCTCACCGAAGTGCAGTGGCGGCAGCGGTGGCAGGCCGAGCGCTGGTTGCTGGCCGCGGACGGCGAGTCCGGCAAGAGGTTCGGCAACGAGACCCTGCGCGTCAGCGTCGACGGCGAGATCAGCATCAAACTGCCCGCACCCCTCGCCACACATGCCAACGCCCCGCACGGCCGGTACACGCTCACCGGCCGCGTGCAGTTCAAGCACCGGGGCAGCGAATGGGCCGACCGCGTGGAGGCGAACCGGGCCGTCGCCTACCGGATCTTCTACGACACCGGCCGGGGCCGCTGGTATCTCACCGCGTCCTGGCAGCGCCCCACCGTCGAGCCGATCCCGCTGGACGCGGCCCGCGCCCACGGCCTCATCGGCGTGGACACCAACGCCGACCACCTGGCCGCCTACGCACTGGACAGGCACGGCAACCCTGTTGGCAACCCGCACCGCTTCTCCTTCGGCCTGACCGGCACCGCCGACCACCGCGACGCCCAGGTCCGGCACGCGATCACCCGCCTGCTGCACTGGGCCCAGCAGCGCGGCGTGGCCGCGATCGCCATCGAGAACCTCGACTTCACCGCGGAAAAGACCCGCGAGAAGCACGGGCGGCGCACACGGTTCCGGCAGCTGATCTCCGGCATGCCCACCAGCAAACTCAGGGCC of the Streptomyces sp. NBC_00287 genome contains:
- a CDS encoding NtaA/DmoA family FMN-dependent monooxygenase (This protein belongs to a clade of FMN-dependent monooxygenases, within a broader family of flavin-dependent oxidoreductases, the luciferase-like monooxygenase (LMM) family, some of whose members use coenzyme F420 rather than FMN.), translated to MSKPHKQIHLAAHFPGVNNTTVWSDPAAGSHIEFSSFAHFARTAERAKFDFLFLAEGLRLREQGGQIYDLDVVGRPDTFTVLAALAAVTEHLGLTGTINSTFNEPYEVARQFATLDHLSGGRSAWNVVTSWDAFTGENFRRGGFLPQEERYSRAKEFLATANELFDSWDGDEILADQATGAFLRDAKAGSFVHSGQHFDIHGQFNVPRSPQGRPVIFQAGDSDEGREFAASSADAIFSRYATLAEGQAFYTDVKNRLARYGRRRDELLILPAATFVLADTDSDAQELAKEVRRKQVSGATAIKHLEWVWNRDLSAYDPDGPLPDIDPLPGEHTVARGRAQVRMYRDPFATAREWRELAAAHNWSIRDLVIETGNRQNFIGSPDTIARTINDLVQADAADGFILVPHITPGGLDEFADRVVPLLQEQGVFRTEYEGPTLRDHLGLAHPDAARADRAAS
- a CDS encoding putative leader peptide, whose protein sequence is MGRAEPVADRVSRTSVPSPLLTSRRHIDLLRVCSAIGPLG
- a CDS encoding glutathione S-transferase C-terminal domain-containing protein; this translates as MSVAPLAAHSSAQHAAAFHGRIGPDARSGHYAVPRRYRLHLSTACPDGLRVAVTHSLLGLDDICPAVHLPAVPDCPDGGHTVLRPLYDASAHRYPGPALGPVLSDDWSGRIVSTHAPDIARDLARHFGGDRPQLYPCDAESEIDAVARMCAQGIEGAAQHAGSAGGDEEERAAAAEQLMETLDALEHWLAEREYVIRDHLTAADVELWVTLVQLDTVHRYHLDAAAVQRIAGHPTLWAYARRLAAHPAFGTHLDLDGIARRHHARCQGLEAAGAAVQIVDWAAHADGAPSSPSQADRR
- a CDS encoding transposase; its protein translation is MGGLREVGPSFVVPGPAGVAVRDRLKGLTAADEMVLRLVGEHLGTLASRDLKARCQAGLDHGSRQWAERKRILTGESSSRWAGSITKAGNDQWALARRGQLAHIQSLEAGVRTITHRLSQPLGAKGSKQAPGGYGSRREWFAKSRRLHVLSDRLKRERADREAGRVRVVRGGRALLNTRHHLEAAGLTEVQWRQRWQAERWLLAADGESGKRFGNETLRVSVDGEISIKLPAPLATHANAPHGRYTLTGRVQFKHRGSEWADRVEANRAVAYRIFYDTGRGRWYLTASWQRPTVEPIPLDAARAHGLIGVDTNADHLAAYALDRHGNPVGNPHRFSFGLTGTADHRDAQVRHAITRLLHWAQQRGVAAIAIENLDFTAEKTREKHGRRTRFRQLISGMPTSKLRARLISMAAEQGLAIVAVDPAYTSTWGAQHWQKPLTSTRRKTTRHDAAAVAIGRRALGHPIRRRTAPPPHDQSDRAGHRSVQAPSGAPGREGNRPRIPGPRTRSVPPGCGANAVDQNAQHRSGRSAEHESWHQDSLPLSL
- a CDS encoding putative leader peptide; translated protein: MPVARVSKRRERLSRSWTGRPTRTAPRPARRRPTGGEGTPPSGPEPGTIPRGQGVVSDEDTGEAPTRARTRTEGTDVTRRFRAVHLHSRPHIDLQRVAGALCCS
- a CDS encoding LLM class flavin-dependent oxidoreductase: MSSTPHAPLHLAVALDGTGWHPASWREPAARPRDLFTAGYWADLVAEAERGLLDFVTFEDGLGLQSSHFLDPDERTDQIRGRLDAVLIASRVAPLTRHIGLVPTVVATHTEPFHLSKAIATLDYVSTGRAGLRVQITARPNEAAHFGRRTIDPIDSYDSPVATDLFHEAADYVEAVRRLWDSWEDDAEIRDAATGRFIDRDKLHYIDFQGRHFSVKGPSITPRPPQGQPIVTALAHQTVPYRLVARQADIGYVTPHDVDEARAIVAEIRAEQTAAGRADEPLHIFGDLVVFLDDDPATATARRERLDALAGQPYAGDARAFAGTPVQLADLLQELRRTGLTGFRLRPAVLAHDLPRITRQLVPELQRRAAFRRAYEADTLRGLLGLPRPANRYAA